A stretch of Cucumis sativus cultivar 9930 chromosome 2, Cucumber_9930_V3, whole genome shotgun sequence DNA encodes these proteins:
- the LOC101211281 gene encoding pentatricopeptide repeat-containing protein At3g50420 isoform X1 has protein sequence MILAPGVFLKGENDISYKRETFRSFFETQNKRVPLHMTEALSLSALVQKCISVTSLKAARQLHALILTSIATASSLSPYVCNNILSMYARCGAIWESQKVFEKMPQRNLVSFNALIAAYSRSHGHAPLAFNLLSQMELEFLKPNSFTITSLLQAASFTEDPFWSSLIHAQVVKCGFVHDVRVQTALIGTYSHCLDLESAGKVFRWTIDKDVVTWNTMIFGNLKHDKLNEALRLFNQMLGIGLIPTQFTYAMILNICCRNGDYLFGRLIHGRIITSNAIIDRTLQNVLLDLYCNCGDIHTAFCIFNRNENPDLVAWNTIISGCSENEEDEKAMKLFQQLKKSSLTKPDDYTYAAVISTIDNLLSGMSFIAQVIKDGFEGSVFISSVIVSMLFRNGESQAAARVFVTVAVKDVVLWTEMISGYSRIGEGEKAIKCFHQMHQNGHELDSFSLSLALSSCADLATLKQGEIFHSLAIKTGSEAEIYVLGSLINMYAKNGDLGSAQLIFSQVPCPDLKCWNSMLGGYSHHGNMEQALNLFFNLQNNGVKPDQVTFLSLLSACNHSNSVEIGQFLWNYMKECNIIPNSKHYSCMVSLLSGAGFMDEAEEMITKSPFANNDPELWRTLLSSCVVKKNLRVGVNAAKQVLRIDPEDSAAHILLSNLYAAAGKWDGVVEMRRRIREKMVGKDPGVSWIEAKSKIQSFSSGLQSHPEVDEALTTLLKLRGNMSEEMDESGGI, from the coding sequence ATGATATTGGCTCCGGGGGTCTTTCTAAAGGGTGAAAATGATATTTCGTATAAAAGAGAAACCTTTCGTTCATTTTTTGaaacccaaaataaaagagttCCTCTTCACATGACGGAAGCGCTTTCTTTATCAGCGCTTGTCCAAAAATGCATTTCCGTAACCTCGCTGAAGGCGGCGCGTCAGCTCCACGCTCTGATTCTCACCTCCATAGCCACCGCCTCGTCTCTATCTCCTTACGTCTGCAACAACATCTTATCCATGTACGCACGATGTGGTGCAATTTGGGAATCACAGAAAGTGTTCGAGAAAATGCCGCAAAGAAATCTCGTTTCGTTTAATGCTCTGATCGCAGCCTATTCTCGGTCTCACGGTCATGCTCCATTGGCTTTCAACCTGCTTTCACAAATGGAGCTTGAATTCCTCAAACCCAATAGTTTTACTATAACGAGCTTATTGCAGGCAGCTTCTTTCACTGAAGATCCATTTTGGAGCTCTTTAATTCATGCCCAAGTAGTGAAATGTGGATTTGTTCATGATGTACGTGTTCAAACCGCACTAATTGGGACTTACTCACATTGCTTGGATTTGGAATCAGCTGGAAAAGTTTTCCGGTGGACGATCGATAAGGATGTAGTGACTTGGAATACGATGATCTTTGGAAATTTGAAGCACGATAAATTAAACGAGGCGCTTCGTTTGTTCAATCAAATGCTGGGGATTGGTCTAATTCCTACTCAATTCACCTATGCaatgattttgaatatatGTTGTAGAAATGGAGACTACCTGTTTGGCCGCCTCATCCATGGCCGTATCATCACCTCAAACGCCATTATTGATAGAACTTTGCAAAATGTTCTGTTGGATTTGTACTGCAATTGTGGGGATATCCATACAGCATTTTGCATTTTTAACAGAAATGAAAACCCAGATTTGGTTGCTTGGAACACGATCATCTCAGGATGTTCTGAGAATGAAGAAGACGAGAAGGCCATGAAGCTATTTCAACAATTGAAGAAATCATCGCTTACCAAACCAGATGATTATACATATGCAGCTGTAATTTCCACCATTGACAACCTTTTGAGTGGAATGTCTTTTATTGCTCAAGTTATAAAGGATGGATTTGAGGGCAGTGTGTTTATAAGCAGTGTTATTGTATCCATGTTATTTAGAAATGGTGAATCTCAAGCTGCTGCGAGGGTTTTTGTGACTGTTGCAGTGAAGGATGTTGTTCTATGGACAGAAATGATCAGTGGGTATTCTAGAATTGGTGAAGGGGAAAAAGCAATCAAATGCTTTCATCAAATGCATCAAAATGGCCATGAACTTGACAGTTTTTCACTAAGTTTGGCTTTGAGTTCATGTGCTGATCTTGCCACTCTAAAACAAGGGGAGATTTTTCATTCTCTAGCAATAAAAACAGGGAGTGAAGCTGAAATCTATGTCTTAGGGAGTCTAATCAACATGTATGCTAAAAATGGTGATTTGGGTTCAGCTCAATTGATATTTTCTCAAGTCCCATGTCCAGATTTGAAGTGTTGGAACTCCATGCTTGGTGGGTACAGCCACCATGGGAATATGGAACAAGCATTGAacctcttcttcaaccttcAAAACAATGGTGTCAAACCAGATCAAGTAACATTTCTTTCCTTACTTTCTGCTTGTAATCACAGTAACTCAGTTGAAATAGGGCAGTTTTTATGGAACTATATGAAAGAATGCAACATTATACCGAATTCTAAGCACTATTCTTGTATGGTAAGCTTGTTAAGTGGAGCTGGGTTCATGGACGAAGCAGAGGAAATGATTACCAAATCACCATTTGCAAATAATGATCCAGAGCTATGGAGAACTCTCTTAAGTTCATgtgttgttaaaaaaaaccttaGAGTAGGAGTTAATGCAGCAAAACAAGTGTTGAGAATAGATCCAGAAGACAGTGCAGCGCATATATTGCTATCAAATCTTTATGCTGCAGCAGGAAAATGGGATGGTGTTGTTGAGATGAGGAGAAgaataagagagaaaatggTGGGAAAGGATCCTGGTGTAAGTTGGATTGAAGCCAAATCAAAGATCCAATCATTTTCTTCTGGTTTGCAGTCTCATCCAGAGGTTGATGAAGCACTAACTACACTGCTTAAGCTGAGAGGAAATATGAGTGAAGAAATGGATGAATCAGGTGGGATTTGA
- the LOC101205458 gene encoding probable calcium-binding protein CML20, whose translation MASLYRGVSRKEKPKGRHGLTPQKKQEIKEAFELFDTDGSGTIDAKELNVAMRALGFEMTEEQIKQMIADVDKDGSGAIDYDEFEYMMTAKIGERDTKEELTKAFDIIDYDKNGKISGNDIKRIAKELGEVFTDKDIQEMIDEADRDRDGEVNVDDFFRMMRRTTYGS comes from the exons ATG GCAAGCTTATACAGAGGTGTTTCTAGGAAGGAAAAGCCTAAAGGACGTCATGGGTTAACTCCCCAAAAGAAGCAGGAGATTAAGGAGgcttttgaattatttgacaCTGATGGCTCTG GGACTATCGATGCCAAAGAACTCAATGTAGCAATGAG GGCTCTTGGTTTTGAGATGACCGAGGAG caaatcaaacaaatgatTGCAGATGTGGACAAAGATGGAAGTGGTGCCATTGATTatgatgaatttgaatacaTGATGACAGCAAAAATTGGAGAGAGAGACACTAAGGAGGAGCTTACGAAAGCATTTGATATTATTGACTATGATAAAAAT GGGAAGATATCTGGCAATGACATCAAGCGCATAGCAAAGGAGCTGGGTGAGGTCTTCACTGACAAAGACATTCAAGAGATGATTGATGAGGCTGATCGAGATC GTGATGGTGAAGTAAACGTTGATGATTTCTTTAGAATGATGAGGAGGACAACATATGGATCCTAG
- the LOC101211030 gene encoding B3 domain-containing protein Os01g0234100: protein MLNGDGLLISVNPNGASSQGRNVIVLKSSAAATVADDDGDMTVSQLARSPRHRLASSSGKARKQMDDNPMVQKVKKRLADWKTSHAVTGPGGKFMSFEQNKAAFDEQCSPGEFKSSAVMRALEVRSNLEQEFPSFVQSLVRSHVASLFLMGLPGAFCKSYLPARDSTMTLEDEAGRHFQVKYIAHKTGLSAGWRQFSAAHKLLEGDVLVFQLVGPTKFKVYVTRASDLTEVDGALGLLNLESRTRHSDAGKDTDYKGDMASDILNKRRVKSALLDTAEKQKKRSPMMSISRNQVAEQYVNTSEEVVSAIVEAYDVYPAVPFKHIKSFDDFNIVIDGLSINSELPRDLRKRYYKLCCSQNMFLHENLIQGMNRKLVTGVISETITIANAIKASDLSTSRDEYSAWDKTLRAFQLFGMNVGFLRTRLHRLANLAYESENALDLRTLVDAKNDQVHVHDEIRNIETKLVELKEACDRFGAAIDGLDSKAEIYKSKFQEEVSAPW from the exons ATGCTTAATGGGGATGGATTGTTGATTTCCGTTAACCCAAATGGAGCATCAAGCCAGGGTcgaaatgtcattgttttgaaATCTTCAGCGGCGGCGACGGTGGCCGACGACGACGGAGACATGACGGTTTCCCAGTTGGCCAGAAGTCCGAGGCATAGGCTTGCTTCTTCCTCG GGTAAAGCGCGGAAGCAAATGGACGACAATCCGATGGTTCAGAAGGTTAAGAAGAGACTTGCGGATTGGAAAACTAGCCAT GCTGTAACGGGTCCTGGAGGGAAGTTTATGAG CTTTGAGCAAAATAAGGCAGCATTTGATGAGCAATGCTCTCCTGGGGAATTTAAATCGTCTGCTGTGATGCGGGCACTTGAGGTTCGATCAAATTTGGAACAAGAATTTCCTAGCTTCGTGCAATCATTGGTCAGATCACATGTTGCAAGCTTATTTTTGATG GGGCTTCCTGGGGCATTCTGTAAGTCATACTTGCCAGCAAGAGATAGTACAATGACTTTAGAAGATGAAGCTGGGAGACATTTTCAAGTAAAATATATTGCACATAAGACAGGGTTGAGTGCTGGATGGAGACAGTTTTCTGCTGCACACAAGTTACTTGAGGGTGATGTTTTGGTCTTTCAACTAGTAGGGCCTACAAAATTTAAG GTTTATGTCACAAGGGCAAGCGATCTGACCGAAGTGGATGGTGCCCTTGGCCTTCTCAATTTGGAGTCTCGTACAAGGCATAGCGATGCAG GAAAAGATACAGATTACAAGGGTGACATGGCTAGCGACATTTTAAACAAGAGACGTGTAAAGTCTGCTCTGCTCGATACGGctgaaaaacagaaaaagcgGAGCCCGATGATGTCCATTTCAAGGAACCAGGTAGCAGAACAATATGTAAATACTAGTGAAGAGGTTGTTTCAGCAATAGTTGAGGCTTACGACGTCTATCCAGCAGTTCCATTTAAGCACATCAAGAGCTTTGACGACTTCAACATTGTAATAGATGGACTATCAATAAATTCTGAACTGCCAAGAGACCTAAGGAAAAGATATTATAAACTTTGCTGTAGTCAGAATATGTTTCTCCATGAAAATCTCATCCAAGGCATGAATCGCAAGTTAGTTACCGGTGTTATTTCCGAAACAATTACTATAGCCAATGCCATTAAAGCTAGCGATCTATCTACTTCGCGAGATGAGTATTCTGCATGGGACAAAACTCTTCGAGCCTTTCAGCTCTTCGGTATGAATGTTGGATTTTTACGTACACGTCTACATAGGCTGGCAAACCTTGCATATGAATCAGAAAATGCCTTGGATCTCAGAACATTGGTAGATGCCAAAAATGACCAAGTGCATGTGCATGATGAAATCAGAAATATTGAGACAAAGCTTGTTGAATTGAAGGAAGCTTGTGATAGATTTGGAGCTGCCATTGATGGCTTAGATTCTAAAGCTGAAATTTATAAATCCAAGTTCCAGGAAGAAGTTTCTGCTCCATGGTAA
- the LOC101211281 gene encoding pentatricopeptide repeat-containing protein At3g50420 isoform X2 encodes MILAPGVFLKGENDISYKRETFRSFFETQNKRVPLHMTEALSLSALVQKCISVTSLKAARQLHALILTSIATASSLSPYVCNNILSMYARCGAIWESQKVFEKMPQRNLVSFNALIAAYSRSHGHAPLAFNLLSQMELEFLKPNSFTITSLLQAASFTEDPFWSSLIHAQVVKCGFVHDVRVQTALIGTYSHCLDLESAGKVFRWTIDKDVVTWNTMIFGNLKHDKLNEALRLFNQMLGIGLIPTQFTYAMILNICCRNGDYLFGRLIHGRIITSNAIIDRTLQNVLLDLYCNCGDIHTAFCIFNRNENPDLVAWNTIISGCSENEEDEKAMKLFQQLKKSSLTKPDDYTYAAVISTIDNLLSGMSFIAQVIKDGFEGSVFISSVIVSMLFRNGESQAAARVFVTVAVKDVVLWTEMISGYSRIGEGEKAIKCFHQMHQNGHELDSFSLSLALSSCADLATLKQGEIFHSLAIKTGSEAEIYVLGSLINMYAKNGDLGSAQLIFSQVPCPDLKCWNSMLGGYSHHGNMEQALNLFFNLQNNGVKPDQLVKWSWVHGRSRGNDYQITICK; translated from the exons ATGATATTGGCTCCGGGGGTCTTTCTAAAGGGTGAAAATGATATTTCGTATAAAAGAGAAACCTTTCGTTCATTTTTTGaaacccaaaataaaagagttCCTCTTCACATGACGGAAGCGCTTTCTTTATCAGCGCTTGTCCAAAAATGCATTTCCGTAACCTCGCTGAAGGCGGCGCGTCAGCTCCACGCTCTGATTCTCACCTCCATAGCCACCGCCTCGTCTCTATCTCCTTACGTCTGCAACAACATCTTATCCATGTACGCACGATGTGGTGCAATTTGGGAATCACAGAAAGTGTTCGAGAAAATGCCGCAAAGAAATCTCGTTTCGTTTAATGCTCTGATCGCAGCCTATTCTCGGTCTCACGGTCATGCTCCATTGGCTTTCAACCTGCTTTCACAAATGGAGCTTGAATTCCTCAAACCCAATAGTTTTACTATAACGAGCTTATTGCAGGCAGCTTCTTTCACTGAAGATCCATTTTGGAGCTCTTTAATTCATGCCCAAGTAGTGAAATGTGGATTTGTTCATGATGTACGTGTTCAAACCGCACTAATTGGGACTTACTCACATTGCTTGGATTTGGAATCAGCTGGAAAAGTTTTCCGGTGGACGATCGATAAGGATGTAGTGACTTGGAATACGATGATCTTTGGAAATTTGAAGCACGATAAATTAAACGAGGCGCTTCGTTTGTTCAATCAAATGCTGGGGATTGGTCTAATTCCTACTCAATTCACCTATGCaatgattttgaatatatGTTGTAGAAATGGAGACTACCTGTTTGGCCGCCTCATCCATGGCCGTATCATCACCTCAAACGCCATTATTGATAGAACTTTGCAAAATGTTCTGTTGGATTTGTACTGCAATTGTGGGGATATCCATACAGCATTTTGCATTTTTAACAGAAATGAAAACCCAGATTTGGTTGCTTGGAACACGATCATCTCAGGATGTTCTGAGAATGAAGAAGACGAGAAGGCCATGAAGCTATTTCAACAATTGAAGAAATCATCGCTTACCAAACCAGATGATTATACATATGCAGCTGTAATTTCCACCATTGACAACCTTTTGAGTGGAATGTCTTTTATTGCTCAAGTTATAAAGGATGGATTTGAGGGCAGTGTGTTTATAAGCAGTGTTATTGTATCCATGTTATTTAGAAATGGTGAATCTCAAGCTGCTGCGAGGGTTTTTGTGACTGTTGCAGTGAAGGATGTTGTTCTATGGACAGAAATGATCAGTGGGTATTCTAGAATTGGTGAAGGGGAAAAAGCAATCAAATGCTTTCATCAAATGCATCAAAATGGCCATGAACTTGACAGTTTTTCACTAAGTTTGGCTTTGAGTTCATGTGCTGATCTTGCCACTCTAAAACAAGGGGAGATTTTTCATTCTCTAGCAATAAAAACAGGGAGTGAAGCTGAAATCTATGTCTTAGGGAGTCTAATCAACATGTATGCTAAAAATGGTGATTTGGGTTCAGCTCAATTGATATTTTCTCAAGTCCCATGTCCAGATTTGAAGTGTTGGAACTCCATGCTTGGTGGGTACAGCCACCATGGGAATATGGAACAAGCATTGAacctcttcttcaaccttcAAAACAATGGTGTCAAACCAGATCAA CTTGTTAAGTGGAGCTGGGTTCATGGACGAAGCAGAGGAAATGATTACCAAATCACCATTTGCAAATAA
- the LOC101205218 gene encoding uncharacterized protein LOC101205218 has product MACLDMYNSDHKSLHRRAPATSPRISFSSDFVDIQQSLKYQEQRSAAPPVSSSSDFEFSVSNYNMMTADELFFEGRLLPYKDSNRTATTLREELLVEEEEGEDEDDNDASQRPTSRGRWKGFLGLKKSHNNASKKGCRNDGSSSSRDVSSGKRPFGWSSSSSSTRANSSHQVQNEGSGTSCKDVEIDF; this is encoded by the exons ATGGCATGCTTAGACATGTACAACTCCGACCATAAGTCCCTCCACCGCCGTGCTCCGGCCACCAGCCCTCGTATCTCCTTCTCGAGCGACTTCGTTGACATCCAACAGTCCCTCAAATACCAAGAGCAACGCTCCGCAGCTCCTCCCGTCTCCTCCTCCTCCGATTTTGAATTCTCTGTCTCCAACTACAATATGATGACGGCTGATGAGCTTTTCTTCGAGGGTCGTCTTCTCCCTTATAAGGACTCCAATAGAACGGCTACTACTCTTAGAGAAGAACTTCTCGTCGAGGAAGAGGAGGGAGAAGACGAAGACGACAATGACGCTTCACAACGCCCTACGTCTAGGGGCCGATGGAAGGGCTTTCTTGGCTTGAAAAAGTCTCACAATAATGCTTCCAAGAAAGGGTGCAGAAACGATGGCTCTAGCAGCAGCCGTGATGTCAGCAGTGGCAAAAGGCCGTTCGGTTGGTCGTCCTCTTCGTCTAGTACGAGGGCAAACTCCTCCCACCAG GTACAAAATGAAGGATCAGGAACAAGTTGCAAAGATGTGGAGATTGATTTCTAG
- the LOC101205694 gene encoding probable calcium-binding protein CML32: protein MSSLLKLFRSCSGKRPSKNTSFSIPIKERSNSSSPSSKHFRPNLEEIKWAFEKFDSNKDGKISFEEYKEAHRGLAGSKEITDAEAEKSFKLVDVDGDGFVDLKEFVELYTMSSGEVKVGDIESAFKVYDSNGDGKISAEEVMGIMKILGENTTLKACKQMVKGVDMDGDGFIDVQEFSKLMGKYSSKFQN from the exons ATGTCAAGCTTATTGAAGTTATTCAGAAGCTGTTCTGGAAAGCGACCATCCAAAAACACTTCCTTTTCCATACCAATCAAAGAAAGGTCCAATTCTTCCTCACCCTCTTCAAAGCACTTCCGCCCAAACTTGGAGGAGATCAAATGG GCGTTTGAGAAGTTTGACTCGAACAAGGATGGAAAAATCTCATTTGAGGAGTACAAGGAAGCTCACCGAGGCTTGGCTGGAAGCAAAGAGATCACAGACGCAGAGGCAGAGAAGTCATTCAAGCTTGTGGATGTAGATGGCGATGGATTCGTGGATTTGAAGGAGTTCGTGGAGCTGTACACGATGAGCAGCGGGGAAGTGAAGGTGGGCGACATCGAAAGTGCCTTCAAAGTTTATGATTCCAATGGAGATGGGAAGATAAGTGCAGAGGAGGTGATGGGGATCATGAAGATATTGGGGGAGAACACCACCTTGAAGGCTTGCAAGCAAATGGTGAAGGGTGTGGACATGGATGGGGATGGCTTTATTGATGTCCAAGAGTTTTCTAAGCTCATGGGTAAGTATTCGagtaagtttcaaaattaa